One Danio rerio strain Tuebingen ecotype United States chromosome 9, GRCz12tu, whole genome shotgun sequence genomic region harbors:
- the crygm2d1 gene encoding crystallin, gamma M2d1, whose product MMGKVIFYEDRNFQGRSYECMGDCGDFSSYMNRCHSCRVESGCWMMYDQPNYMGSGYFFRRGEYADYMSMFGMNNCIRSCRMIPMYRGSYRMRIYERDNFMGQMYEMMDDCDSIQDRYRMSHCQSCHVMDGHWLFYDQPHYRGRMWHFGPGQYRNFSNYGGMRFMSMRRIMDSWY is encoded by the exons ATGATGGGCAAG GTCATCTTCTACGAGGACAGGAACTTCCAGGGTCGCTCTTATGAGTGTATGGGAGACTGTGGTGACTTCTCCTCCTACATGAACCGTTGTCACTCTTGCAGAGTGGAGAGTGGCTGCTGGATGATGTACGATCAGCCCAACTACATGGGAAGTGGATATTTCTTCAGGAGAGGAGAGTATGCTGATTACATGTCTATGTTTGGAATGAACAACTGCATCAGGTCCTGCCGTATGATCCCTATG TACAGAGGATCCTACAGAATGAGGATCTACGAGAGGGACAACTTCATGGGTCAGATGTACGAGATGATGGATGACTGTGACAGCATCCAGGACCGTTACCGCATGTCTCACTGCCAGTCTTGCCATGTGATGGACGGCCACTGGCTCTTTTATGACCAGCCCCACTACAGAGGCAGGATGTGGCACTTTGGGCCTGGACAGTACAGGAACTTCAGCAACTATGGTGGCATGAGGTTCATGAGTATGAGGCGTATCATGGACTCCTGGTACTAG